In Promicromonospora sp. Populi, one genomic interval encodes:
- a CDS encoding class I SAM-dependent methyltransferase — translation MSNDEPVSFGYRDLPDDGGAARSWWDANAGEYLDEHRDFLGDAGFRWGPEGLTEAEAGLLGDVAGRDVLEVGAGAAHCSRWLVSRGARAVATDYSAGMLAGATRLDGATGVVVPLVQADARALPFADGSFDIVFTSFGALPFVPDAGAVHREVVRVLRPGGRWVFSVTHPLRWAFPDDPTTRGLTATRSYFDRRPYVEADAAGRVLYAEYHRTVGDHVRDIAAAGLRLVDLVEPEWPDWNTQTWGGWGPDRGRYLPGTAIFVTTRPE, via the coding sequence GTGAGCAACGACGAGCCCGTGTCCTTCGGCTACCGCGACCTGCCGGACGACGGCGGCGCGGCCCGCAGCTGGTGGGACGCCAACGCCGGCGAGTACCTCGACGAGCATCGGGACTTCCTCGGCGACGCCGGGTTCCGCTGGGGCCCGGAGGGGCTCACCGAGGCGGAGGCGGGCCTGCTGGGCGACGTCGCCGGGCGGGACGTCCTGGAGGTCGGGGCCGGAGCCGCGCACTGCTCGCGCTGGCTGGTCTCCCGCGGCGCCCGAGCGGTCGCCACCGACTACTCGGCGGGCATGCTGGCGGGCGCCACTCGCCTCGACGGCGCCACCGGCGTCGTCGTACCCCTGGTCCAGGCGGATGCGCGGGCGCTGCCGTTCGCGGACGGCTCGTTCGACATCGTCTTCACCTCGTTCGGCGCCCTCCCGTTCGTGCCCGACGCCGGTGCGGTGCACCGCGAGGTCGTCCGGGTGCTGCGCCCTGGCGGCCGCTGGGTGTTCTCGGTGACCCACCCCCTGCGGTGGGCGTTCCCGGACGACCCGACAACCCGCGGCCTGACGGCGACCCGCTCGTACTTCGACCGCCGCCCCTACGTGGAGGCCGACGCCGCGGGCCGCGTCCTGTACGCGGAGTACCACCGCACCGTCGGCGACCACGTGCGCGACATCGCCGCCGCGGGCCTGCGCCTGGTGGACCTGGTCGAACCGGAGTGGCCGGACTGGAACACCCAGACCTGGGGCGGCTGGGGCCCGGACCGCGGCCGCTACCTCCCGGGCACAGCAATATTCGTGACAACCCGCCCGGAGTAA
- the polA gene encoding DNA polymerase I, giving the protein MLSGVTSTVPSRTPGKPASGRPRLLLIDGHSMAYRAFYALPDTLATSSGQITNAVYGFTSMLTNLLRDEQPTHMAVAFDAGRVTFRTERFPEYKGTRAATPDAFKGQVPLIKEVLDTLRVRSVELPGIEADDILATLATQASAAGMDVLVCSGDRDTLQLVNRDVTVLYPKKGVSELARMDPAAVEAKYGVPPERYPDLAALVGETSDNLPGVPGVGPKTAAKWITAHDGLAALLDAADEVKGKAGESLREHLEQVRLNREINALLTDVELPLGVADLALEGFDREAVHLVSDTLQFGQLRDRLLAVDPAGVADEEVPTEAGVELDLVDVIPGSLGDWLAARTEQVGVEVAGKAVPGGGDAWAVAVAEPDGVAAYLDLTQLGPEDEKALAAWLADAGAPKTLHGAKAAAHMLSARGLDLNGVVFDTELAAYLCYPDQRGYDLGDLAVRHLGHPLKVVEPEGAQGALDLSLEGESEGQAEAVRAHGVAELATALAGELADRGATHLLDDVELPLSAVLARMERTGIAADTEYLTGLEKQFAQGVADAAADAYAVIDREVNLGSPKQLQEVLFDQLGMPKTKKIKTGYTTDAASLQDLFVKTEHPFLAHLLAHRDVSRLRVTVEGLLKSVAPDGRIHTTFQQTIAATGRLSSTDPNLQNIPIRTEAGRQIRRAFQVGAGFESLLTADYSQIEMRIMAHLSGDEGLIAAFNSGEDLHRYVGSRVFEVEPADVTPEMRSKIKAMSYGLAYGLSAFGLSQQLNIATSEAQTLMDDYFERFGGVRDYLAGVVEEARATGYTATILGRRRYLPDLTSDNRQRRQMAERMALNAPIQGSAADIIKLAMLGVQRELDARGLTSRLLLQVHDELVLEVSPGERPAAEEVLRTQMGAAFELNVPLDVSVGTGQTWHEAGH; this is encoded by the coding sequence ATGTTGTCAGGCGTGACCTCCACCGTGCCAAGCCGTACTCCGGGCAAGCCTGCGTCAGGCCGCCCCCGTCTCCTGCTGATCGATGGCCATTCCATGGCCTATCGGGCGTTCTACGCGCTGCCCGACACCCTCGCGACCAGCTCAGGACAGATCACCAACGCCGTCTACGGCTTCACGTCGATGCTGACGAACCTGCTCCGGGACGAGCAGCCGACCCACATGGCTGTTGCGTTCGACGCGGGCCGGGTGACGTTCCGCACCGAGCGGTTCCCCGAGTACAAGGGCACGCGAGCCGCCACGCCGGACGCGTTCAAGGGGCAGGTGCCGCTCATCAAGGAGGTGCTGGACACCCTGCGCGTTCGGTCGGTCGAGCTCCCGGGCATCGAGGCGGACGACATCCTCGCCACGCTCGCCACGCAGGCCAGTGCCGCCGGTATGGACGTGCTGGTGTGCTCGGGCGACCGCGACACGCTGCAGCTCGTCAATCGCGACGTCACGGTGCTGTACCCGAAGAAGGGCGTGTCCGAGCTGGCCCGCATGGACCCGGCAGCGGTCGAGGCCAAGTACGGCGTCCCGCCCGAGCGCTACCCGGACCTGGCGGCCCTCGTGGGCGAGACCAGCGACAACCTGCCGGGGGTGCCCGGCGTCGGGCCCAAGACGGCCGCCAAGTGGATCACCGCGCACGACGGCCTCGCCGCGCTGCTCGACGCCGCGGACGAGGTCAAGGGCAAGGCCGGCGAGAGCCTGCGCGAGCACCTCGAGCAGGTGCGGCTGAACCGAGAGATCAACGCGCTCCTGACCGACGTCGAGCTGCCGCTCGGGGTGGCCGACCTCGCCCTGGAGGGCTTCGACCGCGAGGCCGTGCACCTCGTCTCCGACACCCTGCAGTTCGGCCAGCTGCGTGATCGCCTGCTCGCCGTGGACCCCGCGGGCGTTGCCGACGAGGAGGTCCCGACGGAGGCCGGGGTCGAGCTCGACCTGGTCGACGTTATCCCCGGCTCACTCGGCGACTGGCTGGCGGCCCGGACGGAGCAGGTGGGCGTGGAGGTGGCCGGCAAGGCGGTACCCGGCGGCGGCGATGCCTGGGCCGTGGCCGTGGCGGAGCCCGACGGCGTGGCCGCCTACCTCGATCTCACGCAGCTCGGACCCGAGGACGAGAAGGCGCTCGCGGCCTGGCTGGCCGACGCGGGGGCGCCCAAGACCCTGCACGGCGCCAAGGCGGCGGCCCACATGCTCTCCGCGCGCGGCCTGGACCTCAACGGCGTCGTGTTCGACACCGAGCTCGCGGCCTACCTGTGCTACCCCGACCAGCGGGGCTATGACCTGGGGGACCTCGCGGTGCGCCACCTCGGCCATCCGCTCAAGGTCGTGGAGCCCGAAGGCGCCCAGGGCGCCCTGGACCTCTCGCTCGAGGGCGAGTCCGAGGGGCAGGCCGAGGCGGTGCGCGCCCACGGCGTCGCCGAGCTGGCGACCGCCCTGGCGGGCGAGCTCGCCGACCGCGGGGCCACCCACCTGCTGGACGACGTCGAGCTGCCGCTGTCGGCCGTGCTGGCACGGATGGAGCGCACCGGCATCGCCGCCGATACCGAGTACCTCACCGGCCTGGAGAAGCAGTTCGCGCAGGGGGTGGCCGACGCCGCCGCCGACGCGTACGCCGTGATCGACCGCGAGGTGAACCTCGGCAGCCCCAAGCAGCTGCAGGAGGTCCTGTTCGACCAGCTGGGCATGCCCAAGACGAAGAAGATCAAGACCGGGTACACAACCGACGCGGCGAGCCTGCAGGACCTGTTCGTCAAGACGGAGCACCCGTTCCTCGCGCACCTGCTGGCCCACCGCGACGTGTCGCGCCTGCGGGTCACGGTGGAGGGGCTGCTCAAGTCCGTCGCCCCGGACGGCCGCATCCACACGACGTTCCAGCAGACCATCGCCGCCACCGGCCGCCTGAGCTCGACCGACCCGAACCTGCAGAACATCCCGATCCGCACGGAGGCCGGCCGGCAGATCCGGCGGGCCTTCCAGGTCGGTGCCGGCTTCGAGTCGCTGCTGACTGCCGACTACAGCCAGATCGAGATGCGGATCATGGCGCACCTGTCGGGTGACGAGGGCCTGATCGCAGCGTTCAACTCGGGGGAGGACCTGCACCGGTACGTGGGCTCGCGGGTGTTCGAGGTCGAGCCCGCCGACGTGACGCCGGAGATGCGCTCCAAGATCAAGGCGATGTCGTACGGCCTGGCCTACGGCCTGAGCGCGTTCGGCCTGTCGCAGCAGCTGAACATCGCCACGAGCGAGGCGCAGACCCTGATGGACGACTACTTCGAGCGGTTCGGGGGCGTGCGCGACTACCTCGCGGGTGTGGTCGAGGAGGCCCGCGCCACGGGTTACACCGCGACCATCCTGGGCCGGCGCCGCTACCTGCCCGACCTCACGAGCGACAACCGGCAGCGCCGCCAGATGGCCGAGCGTATGGCGCTCAACGCGCCGATCCAGGGGAGCGCCGCCGACATCATCAAGCTCGCCATGCTCGGTGTGCAGCGTGAGCTAGACGCGCGGGGGCTCACCTCGCGCCTCCTGCTGCAGGTGCACGACGAGCTCGTTCTCGAGGTCTCGCCGGGGGAGCGGCCCGCGGCGGAGGAGGTGCTGCGCACCCAGATGGGCGCCGCCTTCGAGCTGAACGTCCCGCTGGACGTCTCGGTAGGCACGGGCCAGACCTGGCACGAGGCGGGCCACTGA
- a CDS encoding hotdog fold thioesterase, whose amino-acid sequence MEMELLELAPDRAVGRLPVKGNTQPAGLLHGGASVVLAETLGSLAAQAHAGPGKKTVGIEVSATHHRGAREGYVTGTATAVHLGRTTASYEIVIVDDAGKRVCTARLTCLILS is encoded by the coding sequence ATGGAGATGGAGCTCCTGGAGCTCGCGCCGGACCGCGCGGTCGGGCGGCTCCCGGTGAAGGGCAACACGCAGCCGGCGGGGCTGCTGCACGGCGGGGCGTCGGTGGTGCTCGCCGAGACGCTCGGCTCGCTGGCCGCGCAGGCGCACGCTGGGCCGGGCAAGAAGACCGTGGGGATCGAGGTCAGCGCCACGCACCATCGCGGGGCCCGCGAGGGCTACGTCACGGGTACCGCGACGGCGGTCCACCTGGGCCGCACGACGGCGTCCTACGAGATAGTCATCGTCGACGATGCCGGCAAGCGCGTGTGCACGGCCCGCCTGACCTGCCTGATCCTGAGCTGA
- a CDS encoding N-acetyltransferase family protein — protein MSVRTVSDIHLAREDDLPAVAALATEARDDSPTGAQLGAQEADRLLEHLSVLLSAGGHVLVARLDGQVVGVILGRVVAAYMFAQHASLYIDMLFVAPRARRHGVGHALLRAAADLAAQHECHDIYSAPVPGNRGVQRFLARLGFAPAAGHRVVSVAALQRRLAADATATAGRRSARLGIEDLIARRRRARSVMESGPIDMRTVGGGAPSRRHPAKAG, from the coding sequence ATGAGCGTGCGTACAGTGTCCGACATTCATCTCGCACGCGAGGACGACCTGCCGGCCGTCGCCGCGCTGGCCACCGAGGCACGTGACGACTCGCCCACCGGGGCACAGCTCGGGGCCCAGGAGGCCGACCGGCTGCTGGAGCACCTCAGCGTCCTCCTCTCGGCGGGTGGCCACGTGCTGGTCGCACGGCTGGACGGCCAGGTCGTCGGCGTGATCCTCGGCCGGGTGGTGGCCGCGTACATGTTCGCGCAGCACGCGAGCCTGTACATCGACATGCTGTTCGTCGCCCCGCGGGCGCGCCGCCACGGCGTCGGGCACGCGCTGCTGCGCGCCGCCGCCGACCTCGCCGCCCAGCACGAGTGCCACGACATCTACTCCGCGCCGGTACCCGGCAACCGCGGGGTCCAGCGCTTCCTCGCCCGGCTCGGGTTCGCCCCGGCCGCGGGCCACCGCGTGGTCTCCGTCGCCGCGCTGCAGCGCCGCCTCGCGGCCGACGCCACGGCGACCGCCGGCCGCCGGTCCGCTCGCCTCGGTATCGAGGACCTCATCGCCCGACGCCGCCGCGCCCGCTCCGTCATGGAGTCCGGGCCCATCGACATGCGCACGGTGGGTGGCGGCGCGCCGTCCCGCCGCCACCCGGCGAAGGCCGGCTGA
- a CDS encoding ANTAR domain-containing response regulator, which yields MYPVTDENTEKLSLDLPPLVDAEPAAAPANPRRTAIVVEDEALIRMDVVETLREAGFDVVGEAGDGETAVNLAIELKPDVVVMDVKMPELDGISAAERIGKAHAAPVVLLTAFSQTELVERARDAGAMAYVVKPFTPADLLPAVEIAISRYSQIGALEAEVADLTERFETRKRVDRAKGLLMTKMGLSEPESFRWIQKTSMDRRLTMREVADAVIEQVGA from the coding sequence ATGTACCCCGTGACCGACGAGAACACCGAGAAGCTTTCCCTGGATCTGCCCCCGCTGGTCGACGCCGAGCCGGCGGCCGCTCCTGCCAACCCCCGCCGCACCGCGATCGTGGTGGAGGACGAGGCGCTCATCCGCATGGACGTGGTGGAGACCCTGCGCGAGGCGGGCTTCGACGTGGTGGGCGAGGCCGGCGACGGCGAGACCGCCGTCAACCTGGCGATCGAGCTGAAGCCCGACGTCGTCGTGATGGACGTCAAGATGCCCGAGCTGGACGGCATCTCCGCCGCCGAGCGCATCGGCAAGGCCCACGCCGCGCCCGTGGTGCTGCTCACGGCGTTCTCGCAGACCGAACTCGTCGAGCGGGCGCGTGACGCCGGCGCGATGGCGTACGTCGTCAAGCCCTTCACCCCGGCCGACCTGCTGCCCGCCGTGGAGATCGCCATCTCCCGGTACTCGCAGATCGGCGCGCTGGAGGCCGAGGTCGCCGACCTCACCGAGCGCTTCGAGACCCGCAAGCGCGTGGACCGCGCCAAGGGCCTCCTGATGACGAAGATGGGCCTGTCGGAGCCGGAGTCGTTCCGCTGGATCCAGAAGACGTCGATGGACCGCCGCCTGACCATGCGCGAGGTCGCCGACGCCGTCATCGAGCAGGTCGGCGCCTGA
- a CDS encoding oxidoreductase has translation MKVCLVTGASSGIGLATALDLLAAGYVVYGAARRVGRMDALRAAGGHVVPTDLREPADLDRVVETVIAEQGRIDVLVNNAGTVLHGAVEDVPIGTAREYLDLNLLAPARLAQLVLPHMRAQGSGTIVNVSSVAGEIAMPLGAWYYAAKHALEALSDTLRMEAGEFGIDVVIIQPGIIKTEFGEHAADQLREFSGDGAYRHMANAMAARTGSGPDQQGSEGSVVAEVIRKAIEADRPETRYAVGLMAEDLLQLGRTLPDRAFDEIVLRSVR, from the coding sequence ATGAAGGTGTGTCTTGTCACGGGAGCCTCGTCCGGGATCGGGCTGGCGACCGCGCTCGACCTGCTGGCCGCGGGCTACGTCGTGTACGGCGCCGCGCGGCGCGTCGGGCGGATGGACGCGCTCCGGGCCGCGGGCGGGCACGTGGTCCCGACGGACCTGCGCGAGCCCGCGGACCTGGACCGGGTGGTCGAGACGGTGATCGCGGAGCAGGGGCGGATCGACGTGCTGGTCAACAACGCGGGGACGGTCCTGCACGGAGCCGTGGAGGACGTGCCGATCGGCACGGCCCGCGAGTACCTCGACCTGAACCTGCTCGCGCCCGCCAGGCTGGCCCAGCTCGTGCTGCCGCACATGCGGGCGCAGGGGTCCGGCACGATCGTCAACGTGTCCTCCGTCGCCGGCGAGATCGCGATGCCGCTCGGCGCCTGGTACTACGCGGCAAAGCACGCGCTCGAGGCGCTCTCCGACACGCTCCGCATGGAGGCCGGGGAGTTCGGGATCGACGTGGTGATCATCCAGCCCGGCATCATCAAGACCGAGTTCGGCGAGCACGCCGCCGACCAGCTCCGGGAGTTCTCCGGCGACGGCGCCTACCGGCACATGGCCAACGCCATGGCGGCCCGCACCGGGTCCGGTCCGGACCAGCAGGGTTCGGAGGGCAGCGTGGTCGCGGAGGTGATCCGGAAGGCGATCGAGGCAGACCGGCCGGAGACGCGCTACGCCGTCGGCCTCATGGCGGAGGACCTGCTGCAGCTCGGCCGCACGCTTCCGGACCGGGCGTTCGACGAGATAGTCCTGCGCTCCGTGCGCTGA